TATTTCGAACCAACATCAATACCTCGTGTTGGTTCGTCCAGTATAAGTATCTTGGGCTCAATCTCAAACCATTTGCCAAGAACTACTTTCTGTTGATTTCCGCCACTTAGATTGCGCGTGTTCTGTTCAATATGTGGGGTTTTGATCCTAATTTTGGCCACATTATCATTTGCAATCACTACTTCTTTGGCATGACTGATCATATTATACCGATTTAATATTTTTTTTATGTTTACTACTGATAGATTCTCTCGAATTGATGCATCGAGCACCAATCCCTCTTGCTTGCGATCTTCCGTCACAAAAGCAATTTTATGCTTAATTGCATCACTAGGTGAGTTCACATTGACAACTCCTCCATTAATTTTCAAGGTTCCGCTGTCTTTTTTTAATATTCCGAATATTCCCTGGGCAATTTCTGTACGTCCTGACCCCATTAACCCATAGATTCCCAGGATTTCACCCGGTTTTACACTCAAATTTATGTCGTGGTAATATCCTGTTTTCGAATAATGACTCACCTCGAGTTGATTTTCATTGGATAAACTTGCAAAGTCTTTGATTGGATATACATTTTTCATCTCTCGTCCGACCATAAGTTTAACGAGTTCGTTTTCGTCAGTATCTTTTGTTATTAATTCTCCAACTTCTGCACCATCACGAATTACAACAATTTTTTGGCTTATTTCAAAGATTTCATTAAGCTTGTGAGAAATATAGATAACTGAAATCCCCTGCTCACGCAATCGATTAATTGTGTTGAGAAGATTCTTAGTTTCTTTATTACTGAGTGCGGACGTTGGTTCATCCATAATGACGATTTTTGGATTGGCAGATAACGCCTTTGCTATCTCTACCATTTGTTGTTCACTTACGGATAAGTCTTTGGCGAAACTGTTTGGATTGAGATTGAAATTCAGACGATCTAAGAGGACTTGTGCATCTTTAACCATCTGTTTGTCATTTACCAGTCCGAGTCTTGTTGGCTCATTTAATACATAGATATTCTCTGCAATTGTGAGATTTGGAACAATCGATAACTCTTGATGAATGATGCTTATTCCTAATTGTGCAGCATGTTGTGGATCAGTTATTTTAACTGGTTGACCCTTTACGAAGATTTCGCCTTTTGTTGGTTGATATGTACCAGATAAGATTTTCATCAGTGTTGATTTTCCAGCACCATTTTCACCTACAAGGGAAAGAACCTCTCCCTTTTCGAGTTTAAGGGATACGTCACTAAGTGCGACGACTCCTGGGAATTCTTTTCGTATGTGCTTCATTTCCAAAATAGTACTCATGTATTACCTCCCAAAAAATGAAAGGGGGACTAATCCCCCTCCGATATTTATTCAGATAGATTTAGTTCCACTTTATCGCCGTTAACCTTAACATCAACCATTCCCTTACCTTCAACAAAAAGTCCTGGTGTGATTGCAATTTCTTTTTCAACAGACTCGCCTTTTGCTAATTTCTTAGCGACTTCCATCGATGCTTTTCCCATTTGATCAGGATGTTGTACGACAACTGCTTTAAATGCATTTGGCTCTGTTACCTTGTCTTGAGCTTCTTTAAGACCATCAAATCCAACAACAATTGCTTCTGATTTCTTTTCTGAAATTGCATTTGTCGCTGCTATTGCCATATCATCTCCAAATCCAAAGATTCCTTTGATTGATGGATTGCTAGTTAACATATCTTGTGAGGCAGTTAATGCTTCTTCTCTAGTTCTACCAGGCAGCTCCGTTACAATTTTCATGTTTGGATAGAGTGCGGCAGTTTTTTTGAATCCATCAATTCTATCTCTTACCGATTGAACTTCAGGGTAAGTAATCAAACCAATCTCTCCAGAACCATCAATAAGTTGTTGCATAGCTTCTGCAGCAATCATTCCACCTGAGTAGTTATCAGTTGCAATATGCGCATCCACTTCAATATCATTTGCTTTAACGTCAACTGTTACTACTGGAATTCCTGCATCTTTGGCTTTTTGAATTGCACCGCGGATTCCATCCGAGTCAACAGGTGTTAACACGATAACATCAACTTTTTTTGTGATGAAGTCTTCAATATCAGAAATTTGACGGTTCAAGTCTTGGTCAGCAATCGCGACAGTTAACTCTATATCGTTTGCTGTTGCCTCTGACTCCATAGATTCCTTAATTGCAACCTGGAATGGATGAGATGCAGTTAATAGTGACGCACCAACTTTAACTTTAGAATCAGCTGAATCATTTGAGTCTGCATTTCCACATGCCACTAGTAAGGTTGCCATTAATAATACGATTACAATATTCTTAATTTTTTTCATTGCTTCCTCCGTTTATTTTATCTTCTTTATAGAATTTCCTGGAACGAGTCTTGTTGGCAAGACGACATTCTTATTGACCAAATCTGGATTTTTGATTTTATTTAAAATCATATGTGCAGATTCAATCCCAATTTCTTCCATTGGCTGTTCGATCGTGAATATAGTTGGACTTAACATCTGAAATACATCAATGTTGTCATATCCGAGCAGTGAAATATCATCACCAATCGTAATGCCATTTTTCATAAAATATTTTATTGCTGACATCGTCATCTCGAAATTAGATGCAAAAACTGCAGTAGGTCGTTTGTCGAGTTGCATCAGTTGCTGAATATTCTCCAAACCACCATCTTTTTGATACTTACCTGTTTCAATCAATTCCTCACGAACTGGAATTCCAAATTCTTCCAGCGCTCTAAGGTATCCTTTTTTCCGCTCTCGGGCAGTATAAACGTCATCCGGACCAAGAATTAATCCAATACTATCGTGTCCGTTATTAATGAGTTCAATCACACCTTCATAGGCTCCTTGCTCATTTTTACACGTTACATAGTTAATTGATAAGTTTGGAACACGTCTATCAATCAATACCAATGGAATGTCTTCACTTAGTAGTTTTATGTTTTCAGCACTTTGGTCGGAAACAGGCATCATGATTACACCATCTACACGTTTTGCATTAAAAACTTCAATCTTTCTACGTTCAACTTCCAAGGAGTTGTTGCTACCAGCAACGATGCTGCTATATTCGACTGTTTCAAGTACCGATTCAACACCATCCATAACCTCAGTTACGAAAATGTCGTTGAGTGATGGAAAAAGAAGTCCGATTGTAAATGTGCGATTTAGCTTTAATCCCTTGGCCAAGGTATTCACATTATAATCGAGCGCATCAATCGCAGATTGAATCGCTTTTTTATTTCCATCTTTAACACTATAACCATTTATGAACCGTGATACTGTCCCTACTGATACCCCAGCTAAATTTGAGACATCTTGAATGGTAGCCTTTTTCCTCATGTATCCACCTCCACTTGAATCGATTCAATAATCATTGAATCCATGTATTGAGAACGCTTACAATATTAATATATCCTACCCCAACAGCAAAGTCAACCCCATAATTGAATCGTTTCAATTATGGGTAACGACGATAGCATTAACTATAATCACACTACAATTATTACACCAATCGATTTAGTATCTCCTTTGTTTTTGATTTTCTAAGCATCCGTGACACTAACTTTTATACACATAAAAATACCTCATTCTAAGTTTCATATAACTATGGCACTTGAATAGAGGTATTTGTTTTATATATTTGCGATTTATACTATCGTCCAAACTTTAGAGACTTGGTGACATTATGGTTTTTCTCATTTAAGTTTTTTTACGCCTAATTCAAAGAGTGTATTGAACGCTTTAATTATCCGAAAGTATATCAATAATTTCTAAATAATTTCTTTCGAGTGCATAATCGAGTGCCGTATACCCTTGGTTATCACGTAATTCCTGGTTTGCACCATTATCAACTAAAAGCCGCACGATTTCTTGGTACACTTTCGAACCATCAGATAAAGCAACGGCTTCAATTAATGCTGTATAGCCGAAATTATTTTGAAGATCTATCGGTTCTTCACTCAAATCAAGGATGAGACGAACTGTTTCAAGATGACCTTTTTCTGCAGCGGGTATCAAAGTGTTTCCGCCATATCGATTGCGAACTGAATAATCGATTGTTGCTTGCTCATACATATATTTTATTATCTCTATTCGACCATTTGCACCAGCATAAAGATAGGGTGAATCATGTATTAGATCTTGTATATTTACATTTGCGCCACAATCAATTAGAGATTTTGCTGTTTCAATATCATTATTATGAACTGCAATCAGCAGTGCTGTTGCACCCGTTGCATTTTGCATATCAATGTTTTCTATTGCTTGAGGCACTGATGCTTCGGCACAACTACTGAGTAAGAAAAAAGTTACTAATATTTTTTTATCATTATTTCCTCCTTTAGAAATCATCAAATACAATCCAACAACTGTAATTCAACTCACCACGATGGCTTTATATCTAACATTTCTGCTAGTGTTTTATATGTTTCGAATGCCTCATGTTTTGTGAATGACTCGTCATCAACGATCAATGAGTTGTTTGCCTCAATATAATTAGTAAGACTATCAGCAAAATCAATGAATTCATTGTTTGTTGCTAGATTGTAATCAATTGAGTAGTAACGTGATTGTCTGTAGTATGGACGATCAGTAATATCTGTCATTTTATCGTAGGAGTCTGCAAAGTATTCGTCGTACTTCACTTCTTCAATTACATCATCCTTTGTGATCACTTCCAAACGCGCAATAATGCCATTATCCAACTCTTTTGCCACACCGAAGTATTTGTAACCAAATGATTCATCTAGCCAGCCACTCATCTCTGAAGCGAGAGGCATAAAGCCTTGTCTTGCCGATGAAGAAGCACCTTTAACCGTATTAAAACTTCCCGATAGACGGTTTTCCGCACGCATTTGATCTTCAACAAAAGTTATTCCATTAACTACCGTAACAAGTGTCTCATCTGTTCGTGTATTAGCAGCTTGGAAAAATGCGTAGTCAGAGAGTCTTTTATTCTTGCCTGAGTACTTGTTTTCATAGTATGGATTACTGGCAAACTCAGTAAACTGAACATTTTCAATCTGTTTTGTTTGTGGATTCGTCACAACTTCGACAATACCATAGTTACTCCCTGAAAAGCTTCTTTCATTTTTATAGTAATATCCCTCTAGAACCCCCAATGGGGGTTGATTTGACCAAAACATGAGATTTGCTTTTTCTTCATCTGTATACAAGGGGGGAGGTGTTGTTCCAAAGGTCGTACTGGTCGCACCAGAAACAATATCATAGTCATATTGATGTGCATCGAATGAAAGATCACTATTCTTGTGTATCTTATCCGATGGTGTTGGTTCTGGTTTTATCTCAGGTTCTTCAATCTGTGTAGTTGCACAGCCACTTATAAATAACAATGTTGG
The window above is part of the Erysipelothrix sp. HDW6C genome. Proteins encoded here:
- a CDS encoding sugar ABC transporter ATP-binding protein, with amino-acid sequence MSTILEMKHIRKEFPGVVALSDVSLKLEKGEVLSLVGENGAGKSTLMKILSGTYQPTKGEIFVKGQPVKITDPQHAAQLGISIIHQELSIVPNLTIAENIYVLNEPTRLGLVNDKQMVKDAQVLLDRLNFNLNPNSFAKDLSVSEQQMVEIAKALSANPKIVIMDEPTSALSNKETKNLLNTINRLREQGISVIYISHKLNEIFEISQKIVVIRDGAEVGELITKDTDENELVKLMVGREMKNVYPIKDFASLSNENQLEVSHYSKTGYYHDINLSVKPGEILGIYGLMGSGRTEIAQGIFGILKKDSGTLKINGGVVNVNSPSDAIKHKIAFVTEDRKQEGLVLDASIRENLSVVNIKKILNRYNMISHAKEVVIANDNVAKIRIKTPHIEQNTRNLSGGNQQKVVLGKWFEIEPKILILDEPTRGIDVGSKYEIYELIIDLAREGLSIILISSDLPEVLNMSDRLAVVRDMTIIEEMNPKVVSQEDVMKVITKEELK
- a CDS encoding substrate-binding domain-containing protein; this translates as MKKIKNIVIVLLMATLLVACGNADSNDSADSKVKVGASLLTASHPFQVAIKESMESEATANDIELTVAIADQDLNRQISDIEDFITKKVDVIVLTPVDSDGIRGAIQKAKDAGIPVVTVDVKANDIEVDAHIATDNYSGGMIAAEAMQQLIDGSGEIGLITYPEVQSVRDRIDGFKKTAALYPNMKIVTELPGRTREEALTASQDMLTSNPSIKGIFGFGDDMAIAATNAISEKKSEAIVVGFDGLKEAQDKVTEPNAFKAVVVQHPDQMGKASMEVAKKLAKGESVEKEIAITPGLFVEGKGMVDVKVNGDKVELNLSE
- a CDS encoding LacI family DNA-binding transcriptional regulator, which codes for MRKKATIQDVSNLAGVSVGTVSRFINGYSVKDGNKKAIQSAIDALDYNVNTLAKGLKLNRTFTIGLLFPSLNDIFVTEVMDGVESVLETVEYSSIVAGSNNSLEVERRKIEVFNAKRVDGVIMMPVSDQSAENIKLLSEDIPLVLIDRRVPNLSINYVTCKNEQGAYEGVIELINNGHDSIGLILGPDDVYTARERKKGYLRALEEFGIPVREELIETGKYQKDGGLENIQQLMQLDKRPTAVFASNFEMTMSAIKYFMKNGITIGDDISLLGYDNIDVFQMLSPTIFTIEQPMEEIGIESAHMILNKIKNPDLVNKNVVLPTRLVPGNSIKKIK
- a CDS encoding ankyrin repeat domain-containing protein, with product MISKGGNNDKKILVTFFLLSSCAEASVPQAIENIDMQNATGATALLIAVHNNDIETAKSLIDCGANVNIQDLIHDSPYLYAGANGRIEIIKYMYEQATIDYSVRNRYGGNTLIPAAEKGHLETVRLILDLSEEPIDLQNNFGYTALIEAVALSDGSKVYQEIVRLLVDNGANQELRDNQGYTALDYALERNYLEIIDILSDN